A genomic window from Pecten maximus chromosome 2, xPecMax1.1, whole genome shotgun sequence includes:
- the LOC117321682 gene encoding uncharacterized protein LOC117321682 — protein sequence MLVLVLLADITMTGLAGVLLDTAYNCNARTNTNTAVSQKFCTGLVSKLYDLSGVFIGLTVWHSVLVALLIWLCMSLASKANGPSSISPTEHSTRRTNNRSDSPASLGHSSPDIVVSEFF from the exons ATGCTTGTACTGGTACTGCTGGCTGATATAACCATGACGGGGTTGGCCGGGGTGCTGCTGGATACT GCATACAATTGCAATGCTCgtacaaatacaaatacagCTGTGTCCCAGAAG TTCTGTACCGGTCTAGTGTCTAAGTTGTATGACCTTTCCGGGGTGTTCATAGGCCTAACAGTGTGGCACTCGGTCCTAGTA GCGCTGTTGATATGGCTATGCATGTCCCTCGCCAGCAAAGCAAACGGTCCATCATCTATAAGTCCAACTGAACACTCCACGCGGCGTACAAACAATCGGAGCGACTCACCAGCTAGCCTTGGTCACTCCTCACCCGATATAGTCGTTAGTGAATTTTTTTAG
- the LOC117321680 gene encoding uncharacterized protein LOC117321680 encodes MKSQMPMLLLVAISYSCIQGVRSDRVLRLLSSPTSWSDANNLCKSDGGQLARVTKNDLSTIRDCPGLVEETGSYWSAGYNFLTPWFEFLGCYQVTPTSIFSTVNDYDECYQLCKQSEKFGLQEDRKCVCVNSTASLTFTAAQSCLPCSGGSKYSCGGSNHIALYRPYENDLDTRFCELEKNETCDCGVFQCEPFPVGPENSIWTYLSRNCSSELQASCSDGTFTEDNLSWGGGRQACTTKGSYMSGPNILNWCSESNVTLRKPYWGHFHRDRTTLYADTTSVSGSDISRIKECQYFSVIDDDVKLLSTASCSESKGYICSFDVDQGHLNDCLVRTTTTPTTTTTTTTQPPTTTTTEIPTTTTMESTTTTNMPTTTTASPPATTSNTETPVPIGNPGAIKEEDGLAAEDRTGLIAGVVIGVGILILILVAVCQKRKTVKEPTDINRVEKGRNYFQAASIKHENGNIEIQNTIERQPSNYQYKTTSSFGAPVPEPMGDPEPAESDPPLTDFANPIDHVNGMDNTLNPELNYIKDEQPPTPCTNPLLFPNNQNGYITASDEFPAPDPPTPHSVPVPLEQNDETVSQQDLFTDDSEFDDGDEDGAFNMPLGNLDLELEKEPEEEPGIHPEVELVDTREHMNTNEDQSEPPRQPYVSFIQVVANKTEDTVL; translated from the exons ATGAAATCACAGATGCCCATGCTATTACTAGTAGCTATCTCTTACTCCTGTATTCAAG GTGTTCGGTCAGATAGAGTATTGCGGTTACTGTCCTCCCCCACGTCTTGGAGTGACGCCAATAATTTGTGTAAATCAGATGGCGGTCAGCTAGCCAGGGTGACAAAAAATGACCTATCCACTATTAGAGACTGTCCCGGGCTTGTGGAGGAAACTGGTTCCTATTGGTCAGCTGGCTACAACTTCTTGACTCCTTGGTTCGAATTTCTTG GATGCTATCAAGTAACACCAACCAGCATATTTTCCACAGTCAATGACTACGACGAGTGCTACCAGCTTTGTAAACAATCAGAAAAATTTGGACTGCag GAAGATCGAAAATGCGTTTGTGTAAACTCTACAGCAAGCCTCACATTTACTGCTGCGCAGAGTTGTCTCCCGTGTTCAGGTGGATCTAAGTATAGCTGTGGTGGTTCCAACCACATAGCTCTATATCGGCCAT AtgaaaatgaccttgacacccgCTTCTGTGAATTGGAAAAAAACGAGACATGTGACTGTGGCGTGTTCCAATGTGAACCGTTTCCTGTTGGTCCGGAAAATTCAATTTGGACATATTTGTCAAGGAACTGCTCCAGCGAACTCCAGGCGTCTTGCAGTG ATGGAACCTTTACGGAAGATAACTTGTCCTGGGGTGGAGGTAGACAAGCATGTACTACCAAAGGAAGTTATATGTCTGGGCCAAATATTCTGAACTGGTGCTCAGAATCAAACGTAACCCTGCGGAAACCATACTGGGGACACTTCCATCGAGACAGAACCACACTGTACGCCGACACGACAA GTGTAAGCGGGTCTGATATATCCAGAATTAAAGAATGCCAGTATTTCTCAGTCATTGATGATGACGTCAAGTTGTTGTCAACCGCATCATGTTCGGAGTCTAAAGGATATATCTGCTCATTTG ATGTCGATCAGGGTCACCTGAACGATTGTTTGGTCCGAACGACAACTACACCTACTACTACAACGACCACAACAACACAACCGcctacaacaactacaacagaaATCCCTACCACAACTACCATGGAATCTACAACTACAACAAATATGCCAACAACTACGACGGCATCTCCACCAGCAACTACATCCAATACTGAAACTCCCGTTCCGATTGGTAATCCTGGAGCAATCAAGGAAGAAGACGGTCTAGCAGCTGAGGACCGAACGG GACTTATAGCAGGCGTTGTCATCGGTGTTGGAATCCTCATACTCATCCTAGTTGCTGTCTGCCAAAAGAG AAAAACTGTAAAGGAACCAACGGACATCAACAGAGTCGAAAAAGGCAGAAATTATTTCCAAGCAGCTTCCATAAAACACGAGAATGGAAACATAGAAATTCAAAACACTATTGAAAGACAACCCTCTAACTACCAATACAAAACCACATCTTCTTTCGGCGCACCAGTGCCAGAGCCAATGGGCGACCCCGAACCAGCAGAATCAGATCCTCCTTTGACGGACTTTGCGAATCCCATCGATCACGTTAATGGAATGGATAATACGCTAAATCCGGAACTAAACTATATCAAAGACGAACAGCCACCAACTCCATGTACAAATCCACTATTATTCCCAAACAATCAAAATGGCTATATCACAGCCTCAGACGAGTTTCCTGCACCAGACCCCCCGACCCCACATTCTGTTCCTGTTCCTTTGGAACAGAATGACGAAACTGTTTCACAGCAAGATTTGTTCACCGATGATTCAGAATTCGATGATGGTGACGAGGATGGAGCATTTAACATGCCTCTTGGTAATCTTGATTTGGAATTAGAGAAGGAACCAGAGGAAGAGCCAGGCATCCATCCGGAAGTCGAACTGGTTGATACACGAGAACATATGAACACAAACGAGGATCAATCAGAACCACCACGACAACCATACGTAAGTTTTATACAAGTGGTTGCGAATAAAACAGAAGATACCGTACTGTAA